A single Lolium perenne isolate Kyuss_39 chromosome 6, Kyuss_2.0, whole genome shotgun sequence DNA region contains:
- the LOC127309137 gene encoding protein neprosin-like, which yields MGCGYVVLPILLCFLFAPSYHSLVEPIDGGSNLTNEKNTTLSVPKAFGFVPRKFIDGGGNTISHYAMWHTGLGKYYGLRAEISVWGSPDQQYSQESGAAIQMYCEDAGHYSLIEAGFHVSPSLYHNRDVRFFTYSTKDTKSAGCYNSDCAGFVPAKGAALVPGQAVAPPSIYGEADHYARISLNEDPNSGEWVLYRHDLGEPSFLGHFPREFCPTKSRIQALTGFVNYLKTASGPPMGSGHFPDDMDVKRSAYFKHVKMYDSGGHAWDPHTTRVIDFVDKRDCYRATGLVMDFNKGYTFYYGGPSGCVG from the exons ATGGGTTGTGGTTATGTTGTCTTGCCAATTTTATTGTGCTTTTTATTCGCACCTTCCTACCACAGTTTGGTTGAGCCAATAGATGGTGGTAGTAATCTGACTAATGAGAAG AACACTACTCTCTCGGTGCCTAAAGCTTTCGGCTTCGTCCCAAGAAAATTTATAGATGGTGGAGGCAACACTATATCTCat TACGCAATGTGGCACACAGGGCTAGGGAAATACTATGGTCTTCGAGCTGAAATAAGTGTATGGGGTTCGCCAGATCAACAATACTCTCAAGAGTCTGGAGCAGCCATACAGATGTACTGTGAAGATGCGGGACATTACAGCTTAATTGAAGCTGGATTTCAT GTTTCCCCGTCTTTGTACCATAATAGAGATGTTCGCTTCTTTACATACTCAACA AAAGATACTAAATCAGCGGGATGCTACAACTCAGATTGTGCGGGATTTGTTCCCGCAAAAGGAGCCGCGCTAGTGCCTGGCCAAGCAGTTGCTCCCCCCTCAATTTATGGCGAAGCTGACCACTACGCCAGGATTAGCTTAAACGAG GATCCAAATTCTGGGGAATGGGTGTTGTACCGGCACGATTTAGGAGAACCATCATTCTTGGGGCATTTTCCAAGAGAGTTTTGCCCAACAAAATCACGCATACAAGCGTTAACCGGATTCGTGAATTACCTAAAAACCGCATCGGGTCCTCCAATGGGCAGCGGTCACTTCCCTGATGATATGGACGTAAAGAGATCGGCGTATTTCAAGCATGTAAAGATGTACGACTCCGGGGGTCACGCGTGGGACCCACATACCACGCGAGTGATCGATTTTGTTGACAAGCGGGACTGCTACCGGGCAACTGGGTTAGTTATGGACTTCAATAAGGGCTACACGTTTTACTATGGTGGACCAAGTGGTTGTGTTGGTTGA